Proteins encoded within one genomic window of Etheostoma spectabile isolate EspeVRDwgs_2016 unplaced genomic scaffold, UIUC_Espe_1.0 scaffold00019090, whole genome shotgun sequence:
- the LOC116683755 gene encoding odorant receptor 131-2, translating to MNGSSANVTVVIEYRDSFTKAVTKNVIVVVLCISITYINAALIQTFRNHQIFYMNPRYILFIHLVVNDMLQVMLTVMLFILSYTLYKINVSVCGTFILLALFATENTPLNLACMAVECYIAICVPLRYVQICTVNRTLMLIGLIWATTMLSVLPDLFITLAIEPRDFFHSQVFCLRETVFRNPHIIRKRDITYIVYLVIVWFVIFFTYFNIMFTAKTASKYAKKARNTIILHGFQLLLCMATYADPLLKSALLQWFPMNFADSLFACYIVIQVLPRSISPIIYGVRDKTFRKYLKRYLLCKMRHR from the exons ATGAACGGGTCATCGGCCAACGTGACTGTGGTAATCGAGTATCGAGACTCCTTTACCAAAGCTGTGACCAAGAATGTGATTGTCGTGGTTCTTTGCATCTCCATCACCTACATCAATGCAGCGCTCATCCAAACCTTCCGTAACCACCAG ATCTTCTACATGAATCCTCGCTACATCCTTTTTATCCACCTGGTGGTCAACGACATGCTCCAAGTGATGCTGACCGTCATGCTGTTCATCCTCAGCTACACCCTCTACAAAATAAACGTCTCCGTCTGTGGCACTTTCATCCTGCTCGCTCTTTTCGCCACTGAAAACACTCCTCTGAACCTGGCCTGCATGGCGGTGGAGTGCTACATCGCCATCTGCGTCCCCCTCCGCTACGTGCAAATCTGCACCGTCAACAGAACTTTGATGCTGATTGGTTTAATCTGGGCGACGACCATGTTGTCTGTTCTTCCCGATCTGTTCATCACTCTGGCCATAGAGCCACGGGACTTCTTTCATTCCCAAGTCTTCTGCCTCAGGGAAACTGTCTTCCGTAATCCCCATATTATCAGGAAGAGGGACATTACCTATATAGTGTATCTAGTTATAGTTTGGTTTGTTATATTTTTCACTTACTTCAACATCATGTTCACTGCTAAAACAGCTAGCAAATATGCTAAAAAGGCCAGAAACACAATCATCCTCCACGGGTTTCAGCTGCTGCTGTGTATGGCAACATATGCAGATCCCCTGTTAAAATCTGCTTTGCTGCAATGGTTCCCTATGAACTTTGCAGACTCCTTGTTTGCTTGTTATATTGTTATACAGGTCCTGCCACGATCTATTAGTCCAATCATCTATGGCGTACGGGACAAAACTTTTAGGAAGTACCTGAAAAGGTATCTGTTGTGTAAAATGAGACACCGGTAG
- the LOC116683754 gene encoding odorant receptor 131-2, producing the protein MNVSSANATVVLQYRDSFTKAVIKNLIIVGLWISVNYINAGLIHTFCKHQIFYMNPRYVLFIHLVVNDMVQMSLTVILFIISYTVYQLNVPMCCILILLALSTTENTPLNLACMAVECYIAICVPLRHVQICTVNRTLMLIGSIWTTSIFSALADLFITLATEPRDFFYSKIFCQTQTVFPNPVIIKKREITYAVFLVLVWITIFFTYFNILFTAQTASKDAKKARNTIFLHGFQVLLCMTTYVAPQLTIVLLRNNYVDTVFYVHLIIQVLPRAFSPIIYGVRDTTFRKYLKRYLLCKMSPQ; encoded by the exons ATGAACGTGTCATCGGCCAATGCGACGGTGGTTTTACAGTATCGAGACTCCTTCACTAAAGCTGTGATCAAGAATCTGATTATTGTGGGTCTCTGGATCTCCGTCAACTACATCAATGCAGGCCTCATTCACACCTTCTGCAAACACCAG ATCTTCTACATGAATCCTCGATATGTACTTTTCATTCACCTGGTTGTCAACGACATGGTCCAAATGTCATTAACCGTCATCCTGTTCATCATCAGCTACACCGTCTACCAATTAAATGTCCCCATGTGTTGTATCCTCATCCTGCTCGCTCTTTCCACCACTGAAAACACTCCTCTGAACCTGGCCTGCATGGCGGTGGAGTGCTACATCGCCATCTGCGTCCCCCTTCGCCACGTGCAAATCTGCACCGTCAACAGAACTTTGATGCTGATTGGTTCAATTTGGACGACGAGCATTTTTTCTGCTCTTGCTGATCTGTTCATCACTCTGGCCACGGAGCCACGGGACTTCTTCTACTCCAAAATCTTCTGTCAAACACAAACTGTCTTCCCAAATCCAGTTATCATCAAGAAGAGAGAAATCACATATGCCGTGTTCCTAGTTCTAGTTTGGATCACTATATTTTTCACTTACTTCAACATCCTTTTCACGGCGCAAACAGCTAGCAAAGATGCTAAAAAGGCCAGAAACACCATCTTTCTCCACGGGTTTCAGGTGCTGCTGTGTATGACAACATACGTAGCGCCCCAGTTAACAATTGTTCTGCTGCGGAATAATTACGTAGACACCGTTTTTTATGTTCATCTTATTATCCAGGTCCTGCCGCGAGCCTTTAGTCCAATCATCTATGGCGTACGGGACACAACTTTCAGGAAGTACCTGAAAAGATATCTGTTGTGCAAAATGAGCCCACAGTAG